The Pseudomonas extremaustralis genome contains a region encoding:
- a CDS encoding DUF2169 family type VI secretion system accessory protein, with product MEFRNLTPFDALCFCALGMDDQEYPVLVMKVGYRLLPIDGQTGQFRVEVLEEDPLSLCTADSYYGEEGSSSVCEESDLAPFKPRCDVIVVGNAYAPQGQPAAHWSAGLRISVPVAPPSIDMPLPTPLSPGERLNQDQLFAWQAARQEALKQRSEAPTRRYLLEKHLKFTGPRQFRHSLFGGWQLSEPLPATLVPLRWEYAFGGSSVVPNPEHAVDTNTAPYLLNEVCYSNPLGRGWIEKRQEDLGYQLDNPLRELPAPQIEPIDKPVWRLVRAKHPEGEPDANGMARIAANYKNQPAGFSIVGRAWAPRLRLAGTYGTTWQQERWPGLPTDFDFGYWNGAPADQQIEFPPPAFRLELFNLTAPESTPDGSLCVELHGHRPFALLRLHNGAMLPLPMLTDTLRIDTEAMTLALTHRISLPNHLDIRVLEARFETDPNAPLIKRSAKELL from the coding sequence ATGGAATTTCGCAATCTGACGCCCTTCGATGCGCTGTGTTTCTGTGCGCTGGGCATGGACGATCAAGAGTATCCGGTGCTGGTCATGAAGGTGGGTTATCGGCTGCTGCCGATTGACGGGCAAACGGGGCAATTTCGAGTCGAGGTGCTGGAGGAGGATCCGCTGTCGCTGTGCACCGCCGATAGCTACTACGGCGAGGAAGGATCGAGCAGCGTCTGCGAGGAAAGTGACCTCGCGCCATTCAAACCACGCTGTGACGTGATTGTGGTGGGCAATGCTTATGCACCACAGGGCCAACCTGCCGCGCACTGGAGCGCCGGCCTGCGAATCAGTGTGCCAGTGGCACCGCCCAGTATCGACATGCCGCTGCCAACACCGTTGAGCCCCGGCGAACGGCTGAACCAGGACCAATTATTTGCCTGGCAAGCCGCCCGGCAAGAGGCGTTGAAACAGCGCTCCGAAGCACCGACACGCCGCTACTTGTTGGAAAAACACCTGAAATTCACCGGCCCACGGCAGTTCAGACACAGCCTGTTCGGCGGTTGGCAATTGTCCGAACCGCTGCCGGCCACCTTAGTGCCTTTGCGTTGGGAATATGCCTTCGGCGGCAGCAGTGTGGTGCCCAATCCCGAACATGCAGTTGATACAAACACTGCGCCCTATTTGCTCAACGAAGTCTGCTACAGCAACCCACTGGGCCGAGGCTGGATCGAAAAGCGCCAGGAAGATCTGGGCTATCAACTGGACAATCCGCTGCGCGAACTTCCCGCACCGCAGATCGAGCCTATCGACAAACCGGTATGGCGTCTCGTCCGGGCCAAACATCCCGAGGGTGAACCCGACGCTAACGGCATGGCGCGGATCGCGGCCAACTACAAGAACCAACCGGCCGGTTTTAGCATTGTGGGCCGGGCCTGGGCGCCGCGCCTGCGACTCGCGGGAACCTATGGCACCACATGGCAACAGGAACGCTGGCCGGGGCTGCCGACGGATTTCGATTTCGGTTACTGGAACGGCGCGCCGGCCGACCAGCAGATCGAGTTTCCACCACCGGCGTTTCGTCTTGAACTGTTCAACCTGACCGCTCCCGAGTCCACTCCCGACGGCTCGTTATGTGTCGAACTCCATGGCCATCGCCCTTTTGCCCTCCTGCGCTTGCACAACGGCGCCATGCTGCCGCTGCCAATGCTCACCGACACCCTGCGCATCGACACCGAAGCCATGACCCTGGCCTTGACCCACCGCATCAGCCTGCCCAACCACCTGGACATCCGCGTCCTGGAAGCGCGCTTCGAAACTGATCCGAATGCACCGCTGATCAAGCGCTCCGCAAAGGAGCTGCTCTGA
- the tssG gene encoding type VI secretion system baseplate subunit TssG, which translates to MATVDRQTTRDLADVLLADARNYSFHRLLEHLHALHGDDLEAQPLSAAARRRVRLQSHAGLGFPASDIVDAARVEEDREDVRYRLRTSFFGLHGTDSPLPGYYLDRLAYEQAQERGIRPAFMDFFNHRLLTLLHHSWRKYRYYIRFQAEASDRFSRYVFSMIGLNDNDLRGATPLPWGRLLSFAGLIASRSRSPSVVSGIVEHCFDLHGVYIREFEARSVSLSPRQRMALGKANGTLGNDFVVGDRSKTRVSKFTLVIPNLTQARFRQFLPSGEQFGRLRQLMDFLLRDVTAYDLELGLREEDVPPFNLQRDSGTHLGWTSFIEDQEQRHPTVVRIRGRA; encoded by the coding sequence ATGGCCACTGTTGACCGGCAGACAACCCGTGATCTAGCCGATGTGCTGCTGGCCGACGCGCGGAACTATTCGTTTCACCGTCTGCTGGAGCACTTGCACGCCCTGCATGGCGATGACCTGGAGGCGCAGCCCCTGAGTGCCGCCGCGCGCCGTCGTGTGCGCTTGCAAAGCCATGCGGGGCTGGGCTTTCCGGCCTCCGATATCGTCGACGCTGCACGCGTGGAGGAGGATCGCGAAGACGTGCGCTATCGCCTGCGCACCAGTTTCTTTGGGCTGCATGGCACCGACTCGCCGCTGCCCGGTTATTACCTGGATCGCCTGGCCTACGAGCAGGCTCAGGAGCGCGGGATTCGTCCAGCGTTCATGGACTTTTTCAATCATCGCTTGCTGACCTTGCTGCACCACAGCTGGCGCAAGTACCGCTACTACATCCGCTTTCAGGCCGAGGCCAGCGACCGCTTTTCACGTTATGTGTTTTCCATGATCGGGCTGAACGACAACGATCTGCGTGGCGCAACACCGCTGCCGTGGGGGCGGCTGTTGAGCTTTGCCGGGCTGATCGCTAGTCGCAGCCGCTCACCGTCGGTGGTGTCCGGCATTGTCGAACATTGCTTCGACCTGCACGGCGTGTACATCCGTGAATTCGAGGCGCGCTCGGTGAGTTTGTCGCCGCGTCAGCGCATGGCGCTGGGCAAGGCCAACGGCACCTTGGGCAACGATTTTGTGGTGGGTGACCGCAGCAAGACCCGCGTCAGTAAGTTCACCCTCGTCATTCCCAACCTGACCCAGGCACGATTTCGGCAGTTTTTGCCCAGTGGCGAGCAGTTCGGGCGGTTGCGCCAGTTGATGGATTTTTTACTGCGCGATGTCACTGCCTACGACCTGGAACTGGGGCTGCGCGAAGAGGATGTGCCGCCCTTCAACCTGCAACGCGACAGCGGCACCCACCTGGGCTGGACCAGCTTTATCGAAGATCAGGAACAACGTCATCCCACCGTGGTGCGGATTCGGGGGCGTGCATGA
- the tssK gene encoding type VI secretion system baseplate subunit TssK, translated as MSSRNPVIWHEGLFVKPQHFQQQARAAEAAVHQRVHSLNDALYGFSELELNSEYLSFGKVAITKARGIMPDGSVFDIPRDLAPPAPLEIADSSAVNQIVHLALPLRSNGALEVRWPDRYGNSRYIALREEIRDTHSDDGDQVGMDLAVPNLQLMLDRSDRSAFTGIALGRIKDKRPDGGLVMDEHFYPTSVSLQAVPALHRYLGEVAGLMRERAKNLAQRIGSPGQSGVADVTDFNLLHTLNRLFPLFQHLARQRQVHPERLYIALAQACGELVTFTDEGHLPQEYPAYQHDNLRESFQLLEHTLRRALGTVLQPRAVSLPIVMQQYGVRTAALHDKRLLDNAEFILAVRAELPAQTLCQELPKQIKISSTEGLEQLVSLQLPGIPLMPLPVAPRHLPFHAGFSYFELDRHHPAWQGLSSGSGFGFHIAGKFPELELQFWAIRSEKDE; from the coding sequence ATGAGTTCACGCAACCCCGTCATCTGGCATGAGGGTTTGTTCGTCAAACCCCAACACTTTCAGCAACAGGCTCGCGCCGCCGAAGCCGCCGTGCATCAGCGCGTGCACAGTCTGAACGACGCCCTCTACGGCTTCAGCGAGCTGGAGTTGAACAGCGAATATTTGAGCTTCGGCAAGGTCGCCATCACCAAGGCACGCGGGATCATGCCCGATGGCAGCGTGTTCGATATCCCTCGCGATTTGGCGCCCCCCGCGCCCCTGGAAATTGCCGACAGCAGTGCAGTGAACCAGATTGTCCACCTGGCCCTACCGCTGCGGTCCAACGGCGCACTCGAAGTGCGCTGGCCCGATCGCTACGGTAATAGCCGTTACATCGCCCTGCGTGAGGAAATCCGCGATACCCACAGCGATGACGGCGACCAGGTGGGTATGGACCTGGCCGTGCCCAACCTGCAATTGATGCTCGACCGCAGCGACCGCAGTGCCTTTACCGGCATCGCGTTGGGCAGGATTAAAGACAAGCGCCCGGACGGCGGTTTGGTGATGGACGAGCACTTCTACCCCACCAGCGTGTCCCTGCAAGCGGTGCCGGCTTTGCATCGCTACTTGGGTGAAGTGGCCGGGCTGATGCGTGAGCGGGCCAAGAACCTGGCTCAGCGGATTGGCTCGCCAGGGCAGTCCGGCGTGGCGGATGTCACCGACTTCAACCTGCTGCACACCCTCAATCGTTTGTTTCCACTGTTTCAGCATCTGGCTCGCCAGCGCCAGGTCCACCCGGAACGGCTGTACATCGCACTGGCCCAGGCCTGCGGCGAACTGGTGACCTTTACCGATGAAGGTCATCTGCCCCAGGAGTATCCGGCGTACCAGCACGACAACCTGCGCGAATCCTTCCAGCTTCTGGAACACACGTTGCGCCGTGCCCTGGGCACCGTGCTACAACCGCGTGCGGTGTCGCTGCCTATCGTCATGCAGCAATACGGCGTTCGCACTGCCGCCCTGCACGACAAGCGCCTGCTGGACAACGCCGAGTTCATCCTCGCGGTACGGGCCGAACTGCCCGCGCAGACCCTATGCCAGGAACTGCCCAAGCAGATCAAGATCAGCTCCACCGAAGGCTTGGAGCAACTGGTCAGCCTGCAACTGCCGGGTATCCCGCTTATGCCGTTGCCGGTGGCGCCACGGCACCTGCCGTTCCATGCCGGTTTCAGCTACTTCGAACTCGACCGCCATCACCCTGCGTGGCAAGGCCTGAGCAGCGGCAGCGGGTTTGGTTTCCATATCGCGGGTAAATTCCCGGAGCTGGAGTTGCAGTTCTGGGCCATCCGGAGTGAAAAAGATGAGTGA
- the tssF gene encoding type VI secretion system baseplate subunit TssF, with the protein MDLKQRFAEELRYLRELGREFAEDNPQLAQFLGDQAGDPDVERLLEGFAFLTAKLGLKIDDDLPELTHPLLQMLWPTYLRPLPSATIIRFAPLPNAISRRQVIPKGTSLFAKPVNGISCQFRTCTDVNLYPLVLQEVSDAHSREASVMRIDLKLLTEQPLTSMGCDQLDFHLGGDNATALTLYLWLAHYLDSVMLHIDDQSYRLSAKDIGFPGFTPEEALLPYPRNVFDGYRILQEYFVFPQRFHFFSLTRLAHIWPDVSATSLRFEFQFSRPMPADIRLRTSDLHLYCAPAVNLFRHDANPVALDGRTQERRISPSGNRPDAYEIFSVDQVAGWDAADKERKGDPLRRFTPFESFQHEIEHARGRTALYFRTHLEESHGREGLRHRIAFVRGDESLYIGEHEAASIELTCTNGDLPQLLNVGDVSLSTEVTPSFATYTNLIAPTRSYRPVLDSSLHWTLISNLSLNYLSLLSAEPLKAVIRAYDFAALHDLQQARATRKRLNGIHAAVTTPIDWLMKGQPVRGVQTCLQLDQNAFLCEGELYLFASVLSHFFALYASINSFHRLEVTNTTNNERYEWPLLTGRQPVI; encoded by the coding sequence ATGGACTTGAAACAACGCTTTGCCGAGGAGTTGCGCTACCTGCGCGAACTCGGCCGCGAGTTTGCCGAGGACAACCCCCAACTGGCGCAATTTCTCGGCGATCAGGCGGGCGACCCGGACGTGGAGCGGCTGCTGGAGGGGTTTGCCTTCCTTACCGCCAAGCTGGGGCTGAAGATCGACGACGACTTGCCGGAACTGACCCATCCGCTGTTGCAGATGCTCTGGCCCACCTATCTGCGCCCCTTGCCCAGCGCGACCATCATCCGTTTTGCACCACTGCCGAATGCGATCAGCCGGCGCCAGGTGATTCCCAAGGGAACGTCACTGTTTGCCAAACCGGTGAACGGCATTTCCTGTCAGTTCCGCACCTGCACCGACGTCAACCTGTACCCGTTGGTCTTACAAGAAGTCAGCGACGCCCACAGTCGTGAGGCCTCGGTGATGCGCATCGACCTCAAGCTGTTGACGGAGCAACCGCTGACCAGCATGGGCTGCGATCAGTTGGATTTTCATCTGGGAGGCGATAACGCCACCGCGCTGACCCTGTACCTATGGCTCGCCCATTACCTGGACAGCGTCATGCTGCACATCGATGACCAAAGCTATCGCCTGTCGGCCAAGGATATCGGCTTCCCCGGCTTCACTCCCGAAGAGGCGTTGCTGCCCTACCCGCGCAATGTGTTCGATGGCTACCGCATCCTGCAGGAATATTTTGTATTCCCCCAGCGGTTCCATTTTTTCAGCCTGACGCGGCTGGCTCACATTTGGCCGGATGTCAGCGCCACCAGCCTGCGTTTTGAATTTCAGTTCAGCCGGCCTATGCCAGCCGATATCCGCCTGCGTACCAGTGACCTGCATCTGTACTGCGCACCGGCAGTCAACCTGTTCCGTCACGATGCCAACCCTGTCGCGCTGGACGGACGCACCCAGGAGCGACGTATCAGCCCCAGCGGCAACCGCCCCGATGCCTACGAGATTTTCAGCGTCGACCAGGTGGCCGGTTGGGACGCCGCCGACAAGGAGCGGAAGGGCGACCCGTTGCGGCGCTTTACCCCGTTCGAGTCGTTCCAGCATGAGATCGAACATGCGCGGGGCCGCACGGCCCTGTACTTTCGCACCCATCTCGAGGAGTCCCACGGCCGCGAGGGCCTGCGCCATCGCATCGCCTTTGTGCGCGGTGATGAGAGCCTGTACATCGGCGAGCATGAGGCGGCGTCCATCGAACTGACGTGCACCAATGGCGACCTGCCGCAGTTACTGAATGTGGGCGATGTGTCGCTGTCCACCGAGGTCACGCCGTCGTTTGCCACTTACACCAACCTGATTGCACCGACTCGAAGCTATCGACCCGTACTGGACAGCAGCCTGCACTGGACGCTGATATCCAACCTGTCGTTGAACTACCTGTCGCTGCTGTCGGCCGAGCCGCTCAAGGCGGTGATCCGCGCCTATGACTTCGCCGCCTTGCATGACCTGCAACAAGCCCGAGCCACCCGCAAACGCCTCAACGGCATCCACGCAGCCGTGACTACCCCTATCGACTGGCTGATGAAAGGCCAGCCGGTGCGAGGTGTGCAGACCTGCCTGCAACTGGACCAGAACGCCTTCCTGTGCGAGGGCGAGTTGTACCTGTTCGCCAGCGTGCTTTCGCACTTCTTCGCCCTCTACGCGAGCATCAATTCCTTCCATCGCCTGGAAGTGACCAATACCACTAACAACGAGCGCTACGAATGGCCACTGTTGACCGGCAGACAACCCGTGATCTAG
- a CDS encoding type VI secretion system Vgr family protein, translating into MPRQSDLHYTFKPLRGDPFEVVAFTLEEGLSQPFKLELELVSHLPAIDFYRMLDLAAVFTIWRHDTPVRYVHGLVSLFQQGDTGFRRTRYTAVVEPTLARFGLRSNWRIFQGQTAPDIITHVLAEQNLSDLRSDICSGHQPREYCVQAGETDLDFIARLAAEEGLLYTFEHRADGHTLVLTDRVGGLGTLGTHADCPVIYQPIAGGDTTQPALSRFHYTEQVRTAVQVQRDYTFTHPRYNQQHTATGGQDLNNQHKDYERYDYPGRYKRDIAGKPFTQTRLAALRNDAKLAQLEGDDERLQPGLAFDLSDHPREDFNDRWRTIAIKHQGKQHTSLQEESFGSGPGTSYEMQASAIRCTSDWKAPLRDKPCIDGPQIATVVGPPGEEIYCDEWGRVKVQFPWDRSDQNNDQRSCWIRVAQGWAGATWGAMAIPRVGQELIISYLDGDPDQPIATGRTYRATNLPPYELPKHKTRMTIKSQTHKGEGFNELRFEDELGHQEVFIHAEKDKNVHIKHNNGIFIGNDRKERVEHNETVSIGDHRTEDVGQNETISIGANRSVTIGGNKTETIKLAKAETIGLAKALTVGAAYQTSVGAAMNTTVGLSQSEQIGIHKSVVVGKRFSIAAGDEFKVTVGKSTLVMKSDGTVLINGRTFDFSATGAVQINGKDVDIN; encoded by the coding sequence ATGCCCCGTCAAAGCGACCTGCATTACACCTTCAAACCGCTGCGGGGCGATCCCTTCGAAGTGGTTGCGTTCACCCTCGAAGAAGGCCTCTCTCAACCTTTCAAGCTTGAACTGGAGCTGGTCAGTCACCTCCCGGCCATCGACTTCTACCGCATGCTCGATCTCGCCGCGGTGTTCACCATTTGGCGCCATGACACCCCGGTGCGCTACGTCCACGGCCTGGTCAGCCTGTTTCAGCAGGGCGACACCGGCTTTCGTCGCACCCGTTACACCGCGGTGGTCGAGCCCACCCTGGCGCGCTTCGGCCTGCGTTCCAACTGGCGCATCTTCCAGGGCCAGACCGCGCCCGACATCATCACCCACGTATTGGCCGAGCAAAATCTGAGCGACCTGCGCAGCGACATCTGCTCCGGGCACCAACCCCGCGAATACTGCGTGCAAGCCGGCGAAACCGACCTCGACTTCATCGCCCGCCTCGCCGCCGAGGAAGGCCTGCTCTACACCTTCGAACACCGCGCCGACGGCCACACCCTGGTCCTCACCGACCGCGTCGGTGGACTCGGCACCCTCGGCACCCACGCTGACTGCCCGGTGATCTACCAACCGATAGCCGGCGGCGATACCACGCAACCGGCACTGAGCCGCTTCCACTACACCGAACAAGTGCGCACCGCCGTGCAGGTGCAGCGCGACTACACCTTCACCCACCCGCGCTACAACCAGCAGCACACCGCCACCGGCGGCCAGGACCTGAACAACCAGCACAAGGACTACGAACGCTACGACTATCCCGGTCGCTACAAACGCGACATCGCCGGCAAGCCCTTTACCCAGACCCGTCTGGCGGCGCTGCGCAACGACGCCAAGCTGGCGCAGCTGGAAGGCGACGATGAACGCCTGCAACCGGGGTTGGCGTTCGATCTAAGCGATCACCCGCGCGAAGACTTCAACGATCGTTGGCGCACCATCGCCATCAAACACCAGGGCAAACAGCACACCAGCTTGCAGGAAGAGTCATTCGGCAGCGGCCCCGGCACATCCTATGAAATGCAGGCCAGCGCCATCCGCTGCACCTCTGACTGGAAAGCCCCGCTGCGCGACAAACCCTGCATCGACGGCCCGCAGATCGCCACGGTGGTCGGCCCGCCGGGGGAAGAGATCTATTGCGATGAATGGGGCCGGGTCAAGGTGCAGTTCCCCTGGGATCGCTCGGACCAAAACAACGACCAGCGTTCGTGCTGGATTCGGGTGGCGCAGGGTTGGGCGGGAGCGACATGGGGCGCCATGGCGATTCCCCGTGTCGGCCAGGAACTGATCATCAGCTACCTCGACGGCGATCCGGACCAACCCATCGCCACGGGTCGCACTTACCGCGCGACCAATCTGCCGCCGTATGAGCTGCCCAAACACAAGACGCGTATGACCATCAAAAGCCAAACCCACAAGGGCGAAGGGTTCAATGAGCTGCGCTTTGAAGATGAGCTGGGTCACCAGGAGGTGTTTATCCATGCCGAAAAAGATAAGAACGTCCATATCAAACACAACAACGGCATCTTCATCGGCAACGACCGCAAGGAGCGGGTGGAACACAACGAAACCGTGTCCATCGGCGATCACCGCACTGAAGACGTCGGCCAGAACGAAACCATCAGCATCGGCGCCAACCGCAGCGTAACCATCGGCGGCAACAAGACCGAGACCATCAAGCTGGCTAAAGCCGAAACCATTGGTTTGGCCAAGGCGTTGACTGTTGGTGCGGCGTATCAGACCAGCGTCGGCGCGGCGATGAACACCACCGTGGGCCTGAGCCAGAGCGAGCAGATCGGCATCCACAAGTCGGTGGTGGTCGGCAAGCGTTTCAGCATCGCTGCCGGTGATGAATTCAAGGTCACGGTGGGCAAATCCACTCTGGTCATGAAGTCCGACGGCACCGTGCTGATCAATGGCCGCACCTTCGATTTCAGCGCCACCGGAGCGGTGCAAATCAACGGTAAAGACGTGGATATCAACTAG
- the tssE gene encoding type VI secretion system baseplate subunit TssE: MRGSLFERLEPDAPRYRPGSEDEQAHQRVEAIKRHLEQVLNSRQGCSQSSPELGLRDFNGVTQASSDLVVAISADIRRSVEAFEPRITVTGVRYRPDPDLPLELNFRLDCQVRVNHKEEQVQIEVAMQGRDGYTRVR, encoded by the coding sequence GTGCGTGGCAGCCTGTTCGAACGCCTGGAACCCGATGCACCGCGCTACCGCCCAGGCAGCGAGGATGAACAGGCACACCAGCGTGTCGAAGCGATCAAACGTCACTTGGAACAGGTGCTCAACTCACGCCAGGGCTGCTCACAAAGCAGCCCTGAACTGGGCCTGCGCGACTTCAACGGGGTCACCCAGGCCAGCAGTGACCTGGTGGTGGCCATCAGCGCCGATATCCGGCGCTCGGTGGAAGCATTTGAGCCACGTATCACAGTGACGGGCGTGCGCTATCGGCCCGACCCGGACCTGCCGCTGGAGCTGAACTTTCGCCTGGATTGCCAGGTGCGGGTCAATCACAAGGAAGAACAGGTGCAGATCGAGGTGGCCATGCAGGGCCGCGACGGCTACACCCGCGTGAGATGA
- a CDS encoding Hcp family type VI secretion system effector yields the protein MPTPAFISIHGKNQGHITKGAFTADSVGNVYVEGHEDEILAQEIDHQITTPTDPQSGQPTGQRVHKPLIFTSALSKASPMLYQALATGEMLPTVEVKWFRTSSDGKQEHFFTTKLEDATVVDIHTVLPHAQDSSNENYTQLIKTSLAYRKVSWSHEVAGTEASDDWRKPA from the coding sequence ATGCCAACACCCGCATTCATCAGCATCCACGGCAAAAACCAGGGCCATATCACCAAGGGCGCGTTCACCGCTGACTCGGTGGGCAACGTTTATGTGGAAGGCCACGAAGACGAAATCCTCGCCCAGGAAATCGACCACCAGATCACCACCCCCACCGACCCGCAAAGCGGTCAGCCGACCGGCCAGCGAGTACATAAACCGCTGATCTTCACCAGCGCCCTGAGCAAAGCCTCGCCCATGCTTTACCAGGCTTTGGCCACCGGCGAGATGCTGCCGACCGTCGAGGTCAAGTGGTTCCGCACCTCGAGCGACGGCAAACAGGAGCACTTCTTCACCACCAAACTCGAGGATGCCACCGTCGTCGACATTCACACCGTGCTGCCCCACGCACAAGACAGCAGCAACGAAAACTACACCCAACTGATCAAGACCAGCCTGGCCTATCGCAAGGTCAGTTGGAGCCATGAGGTGGCCGGCACCGAAGCTTCGGATGACTGGCGTAAACCGGCTTAA
- the icmH gene encoding type IVB secretion system protein IcmH/DotU, whose amino-acid sequence MSESTPSETTPPTDNSNRLSSYLHPATSSKKSAPVAGQAKPEPLLADPEFDMRGLAWNPLCDAATPLIGLVIRLRRLDQHDDVPALYRSVSNQITTIMEEVGQLDYDAGTLKVYSYSLCLLLDEVVMSTTWGRLSSWSERSLLSQFHGETRGGERFFTVMNNMLPEAARYQHVLEFMYQCLVSGLKGKYGAHTKGDDEIQKIINQLHGLLRPLRGEAPKRLTDPLKNVAPRNYRIKRAWPLWTPWALAAVVLTCAYTIYSLRLNSITQEVLASLERILNL is encoded by the coding sequence ATGAGTGAGTCCACGCCCAGCGAAACCACGCCGCCGACGGATAACAGCAACCGGCTCTCCAGCTATTTGCACCCGGCCACCAGCAGCAAGAAATCCGCCCCCGTAGCGGGCCAGGCCAAGCCCGAACCGCTGCTCGCAGACCCCGAATTCGACATGCGCGGCCTGGCCTGGAACCCACTGTGCGATGCGGCCACGCCCCTGATCGGCCTGGTGATTCGCCTACGCCGCCTGGACCAGCACGACGATGTGCCCGCGCTGTATCGAAGCGTCAGCAACCAGATCACCACGATCATGGAAGAAGTCGGCCAGCTCGACTACGACGCCGGCACGCTCAAGGTCTACTCCTACAGCCTGTGCCTGCTACTGGACGAGGTGGTCATGAGCACGACTTGGGGCAGGCTCTCCAGTTGGAGTGAACGCTCATTGCTCAGCCAGTTTCATGGGGAAACCCGAGGCGGTGAGAGGTTCTTCACCGTCATGAACAACATGCTCCCCGAAGCAGCCCGGTACCAGCACGTGCTGGAGTTCATGTACCAGTGCCTGGTCTCCGGCCTCAAAGGTAAATACGGCGCCCATACCAAGGGCGATGACGAAATACAGAAGATCATCAACCAACTGCACGGCCTGTTGCGCCCACTGCGGGGTGAAGCCCCCAAACGCCTGACCGATCCGCTGAAAAACGTCGCGCCGCGTAATTACCGGATCAAGCGGGCGTGGCCGTTGTGGACGCCATGGGCGTTGGCCGCTGTCGTGCTGACCTGCGCCTACACGATCTACTCCCTGCGCCTGAACAGCATCACTCAGGAAGTGCTGGCGTCCCTGGAACGGATTCTCAACCTGTAA
- the tssJ gene encoding type VI secretion system lipoprotein TssJ, which translates to MKLTLVISNPAQLLHGYLPSHRFGPQGGSIGSAAADWRLEDRHDSVQPHHCEIRVVEGRFCVIDRSGCTYANGHDLPLGRNAAVSLNDGDLLQIGAYRVAVQLGEHVPRALDELFSDQPQGLQAWHLEDVPSRPLPAPQPAACAEFERLCRPVDLTEQGDPLRALQATPPLKQPPAVQPMIPKRPGTLFSNLRLGSLLLACLTLGGCTMLGKLGQVIWTPSIPVGGPDDQPSRYSLSLHASEHVNPRLISTGTAPDEDASRAPYTLNVQASSPQALTDKVQTLLNHLYQNLPAQSPLSVAPTPVVPMSPLEDALLGHYQTQGVSLTTPWGNPTLQQVATPIAFKVLQLSDDSLLVNASPQAIAEDLKKALGSTYIRADDYLLQPGQFKFIDLRPVDEDTRFIAVIAHYHSSEVGQWKQHLRVEPKGRQYAVLVQLDASQVSLKGETR; encoded by the coding sequence ATGAAGTTGACGCTGGTTATCAGCAATCCCGCGCAGTTGTTGCACGGGTATCTGCCCAGTCACCGGTTTGGTCCACAGGGTGGCAGCATCGGCAGTGCCGCGGCGGATTGGCGCCTGGAGGATCGCCACGACAGCGTTCAGCCCCATCATTGCGAAATAAGGGTCGTCGAAGGACGTTTCTGCGTGATCGACCGCAGTGGCTGCACTTACGCCAATGGCCATGACTTGCCACTGGGTCGCAATGCCGCAGTGAGCCTGAACGATGGCGACTTGTTGCAGATCGGTGCGTACCGGGTCGCGGTGCAGTTGGGCGAGCACGTCCCACGCGCGCTCGATGAGCTGTTCAGCGACCAGCCGCAAGGCCTGCAAGCCTGGCACCTCGAGGATGTGCCGAGTCGTCCCTTGCCCGCCCCGCAACCTGCGGCTTGCGCGGAGTTCGAACGCCTTTGCCGGCCTGTGGACTTGACTGAGCAAGGCGATCCACTGCGAGCACTGCAAGCAACGCCGCCCTTAAAGCAGCCGCCTGCAGTTCAGCCGATGATTCCAAAACGTCCCGGCACGCTGTTCAGCAACCTGCGCCTGGGATCCTTGTTGCTCGCTTGCCTGACCCTCGGCGGCTGCACCATGCTCGGCAAGCTCGGTCAGGTGATCTGGACCCCATCGATCCCGGTCGGCGGCCCCGACGATCAGCCCAGCCGCTACTCCCTGAGCCTGCACGCCAGCGAGCACGTCAACCCGCGCCTGATCAGCACCGGTACCGCACCGGATGAAGACGCAAGCCGCGCGCCTTACACCCTCAACGTTCAGGCGAGCAGCCCGCAGGCCCTGACCGACAAAGTGCAAACCCTGCTCAACCACCTTTACCAAAACCTACCGGCCCAGTCGCCGCTGAGCGTGGCCCCCACACCCGTGGTGCCAATGTCGCCCCTCGAAGACGCGCTGCTGGGCCACTACCAAACTCAGGGTGTAAGCCTGACCACGCCCTGGGGCAACCCGACGCTGCAGCAGGTCGCCACGCCTATCGCGTTCAAGGTCCTGCAACTGAGCGACGACTCGCTGCTGGTCAACGCCAGCCCCCAGGCCATAGCCGAGGACCTGAAAAAAGCCTTGGGCAGCACCTATATCCGCGCCGACGACTACCTGCTCCAGCCCGGCCAATTCAAGTTTATCGACCTGCGCCCCGTGGATGAGGACACCCGGTTTATCGCGGTGATCGCCCACTACCACAGCAGCGAGGTCGGCCAGTGGAAACAGCATCTGCGCGTTGAACCCAAAGGCCGGCAGTACGCCGTGCTGGTGCAGTTGGATGCCTCCCAGGTCAGCCTCAAAGGGGAAACCCGATGA